One region of Leishmania braziliensis MHOM/BR/75/M2904 complete genome, chromosome 17 genomic DNA includes:
- the USP gene encoding UDP-sugar pyrophosphorylase, translating to MSNPSNSHLQALREELCAPGLDQGHLFEGWPDTMDECSERQIALLMDLYMFSNVYHGGITQYIRNGQALLGRESGEVDFAALEMPPLIFEAPSLHRRTAEMTALENAGTAMLRKTVFVLVAGGLGERLGYSSIKVGLPVETATNTTYLAYYLQWAQQVGGKEVPFAIMTSDDTHDRTLQLLCELNLEMPNLQVLKQGQVFCFADSAAHLALDDEGKLLRKPHGHGDVHSLIYNATVKGLAVSDSSDGTEPAQSLVNAWLAAGYESIVFIQDTNVGATVTIPISLALSAEHSLDMNFTCIPRVPTESIGLLCRIKKNNGDPWLVANVEYNVFAEVSRTLSNDGGDEVGRPTDFSPFPGSINTLVLKLSSYADRLRESHGTVPEFINPKYSDETRRSFRNPARIESLMQDIALLFSEDDYRVGGTIFERFSYQPVKNSLESAALLVAQGNRPYCATTGEADFYELQRRRLKAIGLPLFYSSETEVTVANGAVGVRLFPIIVLDAMCASSGSLDDLATVFPAPEKVHIDQRSTLVVEGRVIVEDLELCGALVIRGPRDPAEPPYVVRNAVVRNAGWSVHAVTSFCSGRDGNVSEVDDIRGFVLEKTAMTVMDYATHSGSAADAPFGATDSAKL from the coding sequence ATGTCGAACCCGTCAAATTCGCACCTGCAGGCGTTGCGCGAGGAGCTCTGTGCACCTGGTCTGGATCAGGGCCATCTCTTCGAAGGATGGCCGGATACCATGGATGAGTGTAGCGAGAGGCAGATCGCTCTTCTCATGGATCTATACATGTTCTCAAACGTGTATCACGGCGGTATTACTCAGTACATCCGCAATGGGCAGGCGCTACTGGGGCGTGAGAGTGGCGAGGTCGACTTTGCGGCGCTGGAGATGCCGCCTCTCATCTTTGAAGCGCCGTCACTGCACCGTCGCACAGCGGAGATGACGGCGCTGGAGAACGCCGGCACCGCGATGCTGCGCAAGACGGTGTTCGTGCTGGTGGCTGGCGGTCTGGGGGAGCGGCTGGGCTACTCGAGCATCAAGGTGGGCTTGCCGGTGGAGACGGCGACGAACACAACGTACCTCGCCTACTACCTCCAGTGGGCACAGCAGGTgggaggaaaggaggtgCCGTTTGCCATCATGACCTCTGACGACACGCACGACcggacgctgcagctcctgtgCGAGTTGAACTTGGAGATGCCCAACTTGCAGGTGCTAAAGCAGGGGCAGGTTTTCTGCTTCGCTGACAGCGCCGCGCACCTCGCCCTAGACGATGAGGggaagctgctgcgcaagccTCACGGCCACGGCGACGTGCACTCCCTCATCTACAATGCAACCGTGAAGGGTCTCGCGGTGTCGGATTCCAGTGACGGTACCGAGCCCGCGCAGTCCCTCGTGAACGCCTGGCTGGCGGCCGGCTACGAGTCCATTGTCTTCATACAGGATACCAACGTTGGCGCTACGGTCACAATCCCCATTAGCCTTGCCTTGAGCGCCGAGCACTCACTCGACATGAACTTTACCTGCATCCCTCGTGTACCGACGGAGTCGATAGGGCTGCTGTGCCGAATCAAGAAGAATAACGGCGACCCGTGGCTGGTCGCGAACGTGGAGTACAACGTCTTTGCCGAGGTCTCGCGCACGCTTAGCAACGATGGCGGTGATGAAGTCGGTAGGCCCACTGACTTCTCCCCGTTCCCCGGTAGCATCAACACCCTCGTGTTGAAGCTCTCTAGCTACGCGGACCGACTGCGGGAGTCGCACGGTACCGTGCCGGAGTTCATCAACCCCAAATACTCAGACGAGACGCGACGCTCCTTCAGGAATCCGGCGCGCATCGAGTCGCTTATGCAGGATATCGCACTGCTCTTCTCCGAGGACGACTACCGCGTCGGCGGCACCATCTTCGAGCGATTCTCCTACCAGCCCGTGAAGAACTCGTTGGAgagcgcggcgctgcttgtGGCCCAGGGCAACCGGCCCTACTGCGCGACCACTGGCGAGGCGGACTTCtacgagctgcagcggcgccgtctcAAGGCCATTGGCTTGCCACTCTTCTACAGCTCAGAGACagaggtgacggtggcgaacGGCGCTGTTGgcgtgcgcctcttcccGATCATTGTGTTGGATGCGATGTGCGCCTCGAGCGGTTCCCTCGACGACCTCGCGACCGTCTTCCCTGCGCCGGAGAAGGTGCACATCGATCAGCGCAGCACTTTGGTGGTGGAAGGGCGTGTCATCGTGGAGGACCTCGAGCTGTGCGGCGCACTAGTGATTCGCGGCCCGAGAGATCCGGCGGAGCCGCCCTACGTTGTGCGCAACGCTGTAGTGCGCAATGCCGGGTGGTCGGTGCACGCGGTCACGTCCTTCTGCTCTGGGCGCGATGGCAACGTGTCCGAGGTGGACGACATCCGTGGGTTTGTGCTGGAGAAGACGGCCATGACAGTGATGGACTACGCGACTCACAGCGGGTCGGCCGCCGATGCGCCGTTTGGTGCGACCGACTCGGCGAAGTTGTag
- a CDS encoding putative 5'-3' exonuclease produces MGVPKFAAWLRKKYPSMVMARCPGDVHGLYIDLNGLIHPCCHNEHDPSVALRTEEGKLRSICLAIETLVVTVRPQHLLYIAIDGVAPRAKMNQQRLRRYMSAAVPLADTNKTFHGDSRGISETMVAAFEEFTQAEFDEVERELEDVSQALMKDVLYGGGATTDLGDEATGEGEGADGLPVAPPTALPTVESEGEGAACGSAAQAGRQPTACAPPARFDSNCISPGTVFMDAVAAAVRDYIHRKLAPKANDGGDSAEVEAGSSPSSSTTINAPCAHWAGLTVVFSDSNTAGEGEHKLVDFLRTQSAFPGFNGSGCHVIAGLDADLIFLSLSLHIPRVVILRDNNQSSYEQALLLDTAGGTLMTKKVSLKAKKPQAREALVASSLTSSGTMTLATESPRHIADMVVKPCISYEYFDIDVVGSSLVSEVYQLCLENCIRIRGDPLTCAANCVAANGFCFYRYNRAGGGEDGGGADIDGTNSGAAKVTSPTANKGDGKSGEKPTARPRAPPPPFHPCTSTGNSKIVDDFIVLGMLLGNDFLPHLPSVYCGESAMDTLMDVYTRAVLPYGYLTGVKCEIQLAQLERLLRAYAAVEAVRFRQFAIQSGTMTPQEAATPELCSAADHRCWRDVYVRTTSLRDEAGTQAACRSYVEGLQFVWRYYSSVSLQVNWAWYYPFYHAPLALDIADFLRAQGPQVQTTLAALELEGQPPSPFCQLLCILPPPSRQLVPEALRAAMTSPPAELVDTFPHRWVVDRTGAYGKDHLAAVLLPFANLPPLQGLVAAASGIYTAEEKQRNTLRFTHYVFEGQSAQLARGPAATSTGAAPATATAENLTNPAVSQEARAAPFSKPRRASPVRTAPPVRGSATTMMRGFRIQGSGLRALSAEEVPTNMRDCTTIACFSLAEIVPPLSRPRTYSYAVPIPCLTALPYGGRVAAQRRPRHRRGVDQSCKNENACVTANNAAGAQASTPAVLFGEFAVCLAAMGVLTAGATVWHSFSLRPLLRSGPILLQLCCICATVIWLAFVLGLAVTPKGRSAGSGQRRHRIFTAFVDWQCSVCLSLNFSRNRRCFMCCAPYDPHRCVALFSSCHPPEPPLMDPDHSAYAACYGIPAV; encoded by the coding sequence ATGGGCGTTCCCAAGTTCGCGGCGTGGTTGAGGAAGAAGTACCCATCCATGGTGATGGCCCGCTGCCCTGGCGACGTGCACGGACTCTACATTGACCTCAACGGGCTCATTCATCCCTGCTGCCACAACGAGCATGACCCATCCGTCGCCCTGCGTACGGAAGAGGGGAAGTTGCGCAGCATCTGCCTCGCTATTGAAACGCTCGTCGTGACGGTGCGTCCACAGCATCTCCTCTATATCGCTATCGACGGCGTCGCCCCACGTGCGAAGATgaatcagcagcgcctgagGCGGTACATGagcgcggcggtgccgctcgcCGACACAAACAAGACGTTCCATGGCGACAGCCGCGGGATCAGCGAGACCATGGTGGCGGCGTTTGAGGAGTTCACGCAAGCAGAGTTCGATGAGGTGGAGCGTGAGCTGGAGGATGTGAGCCAGGCACTCATGAAGGATGTGCTgtatggcggtggtgccacgACGGATCTGGGGGATGAGGCGactggggagggggagggagctgATGGACTGCCCGTGGCGCCACCGACCGCTCTGCCAACCGTGGAAAGTGAGGGCGAGGGGGCCGCATGCGGCTCTGCTGCCCAAGCCGGCAGGCAGCCGACAGCGTGCGCCCCACCCGCTAGATTTGACAGCAACTGCATTTCCCCTGGCACAGTGTTCATGGAtgccgtggcggctgccgtgcgggACTACATCCATCGCAAGTTGGCGCCAAAGGCgaacgacggcggcgatAGTGCGGAGGTCGAAGCTGGATCGTCACCGTCGTCATCGACCACCATCAACGCCCCCTGTGCACACTGGGCCGGCCTCACCGTCGTCTTCTCGGACTCGAACACTGCCGGCGAGGGTGAGCACAAGCTCGTTGACTTTCTGCGCACCCAGTCGGCCTTCCCCGGATTCAATGGCAGCGGCTGTCATGTCATCGCCGGACTGGACGCCGACCTCATCTTCCTCTCACTATCTCTTCACATCCCGCGCGTTGTCATCCTGCGCGACAACAACCAGTCCAGCTATGAGCAGGCGTTGCTGCTCGACACCGCTGGCGGTACGTTGATGACCAAGAAAGTGTCCCTGAAGGCGAAAAAACCCCAGGCTCGAGAGGCGCTCGTGGCGAGCTCGTTGACGTCGTCGGGGACCATGACGCTAGCGACGGAATCGCCGCGGCACATTGCTGACATGGTGGTGAAGCCGTGCATCAGCTACGAATACTTCGACATCGACGTTGTCGGGTCGTCTCTGGTGTCCGAGGTGTATCAGCTATGCTTGGAAAATTGTATACGGATCCGCGGCGACCCGCTAACGTGCGCAGCCAACTGCGTGGCAGCCAACGGGTTCTGCTTCTACCGCTACAACCGCGCCGGCGGTGGAGAggatggaggtggcgccgacATCGACGGCACCAACAGTGGTGCTGCGAAGGTGACAAGCCCAACCGCGAACAAGGGCGATGGAAAGAGCGGCGAGAAGCCCACGGCGCGGCCCAgggccccgccgccgccgttccACCCGTGCACCTCGACTGGCAACTCAAAGATTGTGGACGACTTCATTGTGCTCGGGATGCTGCTCGGCAACGACTTCCTACCGCACCTGCCCAGCGTCTACTGCGGGGAGAGTGCCATGGACACGTTGATGGATGTGTATACCCGCGCCGTGCTGCCATACGGGTACCTGACCGGCGTGAAGTGCGAAATCCAGCTGGCACAACTGGAGCGGCTCTTACGCGCGTACGCGGCGGTCGAGGCGGTGCGTTTTCGCCAGTTTGCCATTCAGTCGGGGACAATGACGCCACAAGAGGCCGCAACGCCGGAGCTGTGCTCGGCTGCTGatcaccgctgctggcgcgacgtGTACGTACGCACTACCTCGCTGCGCGATGAGGCGGGGACGCAGGCAGCGTGCAGGTCGTATGTGGAGGGGCTGCAGTTTGTATGGCGCTACTACAGCTCCGTATCGCTGCAGGTGAACTGGGCGTGGTACTACCCGTTCTACCACGCCCCGCTGGCCCTCGATATTGCTGATTTCCTACGTGCGCAAGGGCCGCAGGTACAGACGACGCTGGCAGCACTTGAGCTAGAGGGGCAGCCACCGTCACCTTTCTGCCAGCTGCTCTGTATTTTGCCTCCGCCAAGCCGTCAGCTCGTGCCCGAGGCTCTGCGTGCAGCGATGACGTCTCCTCCGGCCGAGCTGGTGGATACGTTCCCGCACCGCTGGGTGGTCGACAGAACTGGCGCCTACGGCAAGGATCacctggcggcggtgctctTGCCATTCGCCAACCTGCCGCCGTTGCAGGGGTTGGTGGCCGCTGCCAGTGGCATATAcacggcagaggagaagcagcggaacACACTACGTTTCACGCACTACGTCTTCGAAGGGCAGTCGGCACAGCTCGCCAGGGGACCAGCAGCTACATccactggcgctgcaccagcaaCTGCGACGGCTGAAAACTTAACCAACCCCGCGGTGAGTCAGGAGGCTAGAGCCGCTCCTTTTTCCAAGCCGCGGCGGGCCTCCCCCGTCcgcacagcaccgcctgtCAGAGGGAGCGCCACTACGATGATGCGTGGCTTCCGCATTCAGGGCAGCGGCCTGAGGGCGCTCTCCGCGGAGGAGGTGCCGACCAATATGCGGGACTGCACCACCATTGcttgtttttctctcgctgaAATCGTGCCGCCTCTGTCGCGACCGCGCACCTATTCGTACGCCGTGCCCATCCCGTGTCTGACAGCGCTCCCGTACGGCGGTCGTgttgcagcgcagcggcgcccgCGCCACAGAAGGGGCGTTGATCAGTCTTGCAAGAATGAGAATGCCTGCGTGACGGCGAACAACGCGGCTGGCGCCCAGGCCTCCACTCCCGCCGTGCTGTTTGGCGAGTTTGCCGTTTGCCTCGCTGCGATGGGTGTACTGACGGCCGGGGCGACGGTCTGGCACTCCTTCTCCCTGCGACCCTTACTGCGGAGCGGACCAATCCTACTTCAGCTGTGTTGCATCTGCGCCACCGTTATTTGGCTTGCCTTCGTGCTGGGCCTCGCCGTCACTCCCAAGGGCCGCAGCGCAGGAAGcgggcagcgccgccaccgcatcTTTACGGCCTTCGTGGACTGGCAGTGTTCGGTGTGTCTCTCCCTGAACTTCTCGCGCAACCGGCGCTGCTTCATGTGCTGTGCACCATACGACCCGCACCGGTGCGTGGCGCTCTTCAGCAGCTGTCATCCACCAGAGCCGCCCCTGATGGACCCAGATCACTCTGCCTACGCTGCGTGCTATGGCATCCCTGCGGTGTAG